One region of Glycine max cultivar Williams 82 chromosome 9, Glycine_max_v4.0, whole genome shotgun sequence genomic DNA includes:
- the LOC100818864 gene encoding probable receptor-like protein kinase At5g18500 isoform X1, with protein sequence MCFIYWDENTITKCSAYFSKLFSPYFSSGKCTPVASHFSAISVYGSNSKMASDLNSGLSKKTFVFGLKVWVLMGIIVGLFIIIILVVLSICLTLRKKFRRVNGKLPLSHVISVSDEIKEIKVDQVSANNHPQNGVFKSLNDKFGDRESEKVLNQTMNGDNSSQSGSFNHLEKDANGSQSGEDCRVKSISAYRSSSHPITAPSPLSGLPEFSHLGWGHWFTLRDLELATNRFAKDNVIGEGGYGIVYRGQLINGNPVAIKKLLNNLGQAEKEFRVEVEAIGHVRHKNLVRLLGYCIEGTHRLLIYEYVNNGNLEQWLHGAMRQHGFLTWDARIKILLGTAKALAYLHEAIEPKVVHRDIKSSNILIDEDFNAKISDFGLAKLLGAGKSHITTRVMGTFGYVAPEYANSGLLNEKSDVYSFGVLLLEAITGRDPVDYSRPAAEVNLVDWLKMMVGCRCSEEVLDPNIETRPSTSTLKRALLTALRCVDPDAEKRPRMSQVVRMLESEEYPIPREDRRRRRSQAGNMEVETHRENSDTDKSDNPDYKPSGLRNQRV encoded by the exons ATGTGCTTCATTTATTGGGATGAGAATACTATAACAAAATGCAGTGCTTATTTCTCCAAACTTTTTTCCCCCTATTTTTCTTCTGGGAAATGTACTCCTGTTGCCTCTCATTTTTCAGCTATTTCTGTATATGGTAGCAA CAGCAAAATGGCATCTGATCTGAATTCGGGGTTGTCCAAGAAAACATTTGTTTTTGGATTGAAAGTGTGGGTACTAATGGGAATAATAGTTGGATTATTCATCATAATCATTCTCGTGGTGCTATCAATATGTCTCACTTTACGAAAGAAGTTCAGAAGAGTCAATGGCAAGCTTCCACTTAGCCATGTGATATCTGTTTCAGACGAGATCAAAGAAATCAAAGTTGATCAAGTTTCAGCAAATAATCATCCTCAAAATGGTGTTTTTAAGAGTCTGAATGACAAATTTGGTGACAGGGAGTCTGAAAAGGTTTTGAACCAAACAATGAATGGGGATAATAGTAGTCAATCAGGTTCATTTAATCATTTAGAGAAAGATGCTAATGGCTCTCAATCAGGTGAAGACTGCCGTGTTAAGAGCATTTCTGCTTACAGATCTTCTTCACATCCTATAACCGCACCATCCCCTTTGTCTGGTCTGCCTGAATTCTCTCACCTTGGTTGGGGCCACTGGTTTACATTGAGGGACCTGGAACTTGCAACAAACAGGTTTGCAAAAGATAATGTTATTGGTGAAGGTGGGTATGGAATTGTTTATCGTGGTCAATTAATCAATGGGAATCCTGTGGCCATTAAGAAGCTCCTCAATAATTT AGGACAAGCTGAAAAAGAATTCAGGGTGGAAGTTGAGGCTATTGGTCATGTGCGGCATAAGAACTTGGTTCGACTTTTGGGCTATTGCATTGAAGGCACTCACAG GTTGTTGATTTATGAGTATGTTAATAATGGAAATTTAGAGCAGTGGCTTCATGGAGCCATGCGACAACATGGCTTTCTTACTTGGGATGCTCGGATAAAAATTCTCCTTGGAACAGCTAAAGC GCTGGCCTACTTGCATGAGGCAATTGAGCCAAAAGTTGTGCATCGAGATATTAAGTCGAGCAATATTCTAATTGATGAGGACTTTAATGCCAAAATATCGGACTTTGGGTTGGCTAAGTTACTTGGAGCTGGAAAAAGTCATATTACAACCAGAGTTATGGGTACTTTTGG ATATGTAGCTCCAGAATATGCCAATTCTGGCTTGCTAAATGAGAAGAGTGATGTTTATAGCTTTGGGGTATTGCTCCTTGAAGCAATTACAGGAAGAGACCCTGTGGATTATAGCCGACCAGCAGCTGAG GTAAATTTGGTTGACTGGCTCAAGATGATGGTGGGGTGTCGATGCTCAGAAGAGGTGTTGGATCCTAACATTGAAACTAGGCCATCGACTAGTACCCTTAAGCGTGCCCTCTTGACTGCTTTGAGGTGCGTTGATCCAGATGCTGAAAAAAGACCAAGGATGAGCCAAGTTGTTCGCATGCTTGAATCAGAGGAATATCCTATACCGCGAGAG
- the LOC100818864 gene encoding probable receptor-like protein kinase At5g18500 isoform X2 — protein MQCLFLQTFFPLFFFWEMYSCCLSFFSYFCICSKMASDLNSGLSKKTFVFGLKVWVLMGIIVGLFIIIILVVLSICLTLRKKFRRVNGKLPLSHVISVSDEIKEIKVDQVSANNHPQNGVFKSLNDKFGDRESEKVLNQTMNGDNSSQSGSFNHLEKDANGSQSGEDCRVKSISAYRSSSHPITAPSPLSGLPEFSHLGWGHWFTLRDLELATNRFAKDNVIGEGGYGIVYRGQLINGNPVAIKKLLNNLGQAEKEFRVEVEAIGHVRHKNLVRLLGYCIEGTHRLLIYEYVNNGNLEQWLHGAMRQHGFLTWDARIKILLGTAKALAYLHEAIEPKVVHRDIKSSNILIDEDFNAKISDFGLAKLLGAGKSHITTRVMGTFGYVAPEYANSGLLNEKSDVYSFGVLLLEAITGRDPVDYSRPAAEVNLVDWLKMMVGCRCSEEVLDPNIETRPSTSTLKRALLTALRCVDPDAEKRPRMSQVVRMLESEEYPIPREDRRRRRSQAGNMEVETHRENSDTDKSDNPDYKPSGLRNQRV, from the exons ATGCAGTGCTTATTTCTCCAAACTTTTTTCCCCCTATTTTTCTTCTGGGAAATGTACTCCTGTTGCCTCTCATTTTTCAGCTATTTCTGTATATG CAGCAAAATGGCATCTGATCTGAATTCGGGGTTGTCCAAGAAAACATTTGTTTTTGGATTGAAAGTGTGGGTACTAATGGGAATAATAGTTGGATTATTCATCATAATCATTCTCGTGGTGCTATCAATATGTCTCACTTTACGAAAGAAGTTCAGAAGAGTCAATGGCAAGCTTCCACTTAGCCATGTGATATCTGTTTCAGACGAGATCAAAGAAATCAAAGTTGATCAAGTTTCAGCAAATAATCATCCTCAAAATGGTGTTTTTAAGAGTCTGAATGACAAATTTGGTGACAGGGAGTCTGAAAAGGTTTTGAACCAAACAATGAATGGGGATAATAGTAGTCAATCAGGTTCATTTAATCATTTAGAGAAAGATGCTAATGGCTCTCAATCAGGTGAAGACTGCCGTGTTAAGAGCATTTCTGCTTACAGATCTTCTTCACATCCTATAACCGCACCATCCCCTTTGTCTGGTCTGCCTGAATTCTCTCACCTTGGTTGGGGCCACTGGTTTACATTGAGGGACCTGGAACTTGCAACAAACAGGTTTGCAAAAGATAATGTTATTGGTGAAGGTGGGTATGGAATTGTTTATCGTGGTCAATTAATCAATGGGAATCCTGTGGCCATTAAGAAGCTCCTCAATAATTT AGGACAAGCTGAAAAAGAATTCAGGGTGGAAGTTGAGGCTATTGGTCATGTGCGGCATAAGAACTTGGTTCGACTTTTGGGCTATTGCATTGAAGGCACTCACAG GTTGTTGATTTATGAGTATGTTAATAATGGAAATTTAGAGCAGTGGCTTCATGGAGCCATGCGACAACATGGCTTTCTTACTTGGGATGCTCGGATAAAAATTCTCCTTGGAACAGCTAAAGC GCTGGCCTACTTGCATGAGGCAATTGAGCCAAAAGTTGTGCATCGAGATATTAAGTCGAGCAATATTCTAATTGATGAGGACTTTAATGCCAAAATATCGGACTTTGGGTTGGCTAAGTTACTTGGAGCTGGAAAAAGTCATATTACAACCAGAGTTATGGGTACTTTTGG ATATGTAGCTCCAGAATATGCCAATTCTGGCTTGCTAAATGAGAAGAGTGATGTTTATAGCTTTGGGGTATTGCTCCTTGAAGCAATTACAGGAAGAGACCCTGTGGATTATAGCCGACCAGCAGCTGAG GTAAATTTGGTTGACTGGCTCAAGATGATGGTGGGGTGTCGATGCTCAGAAGAGGTGTTGGATCCTAACATTGAAACTAGGCCATCGACTAGTACCCTTAAGCGTGCCCTCTTGACTGCTTTGAGGTGCGTTGATCCAGATGCTGAAAAAAGACCAAGGATGAGCCAAGTTGTTCGCATGCTTGAATCAGAGGAATATCCTATACCGCGAGAG
- the LOC100818864 gene encoding probable receptor-like protein kinase At5g18500 isoform X4, with protein MQCLFLQTFFPLFFFWEIKMASDLNSGLSKKTFVFGLKVWVLMGIIVGLFIIIILVVLSICLTLRKKFRRVNGKLPLSHVISVSDEIKEIKVDQVSANNHPQNGVFKSLNDKFGDRESEKVLNQTMNGDNSSQSGSFNHLEKDANGSQSGEDCRVKSISAYRSSSHPITAPSPLSGLPEFSHLGWGHWFTLRDLELATNRFAKDNVIGEGGYGIVYRGQLINGNPVAIKKLLNNLGQAEKEFRVEVEAIGHVRHKNLVRLLGYCIEGTHRLLIYEYVNNGNLEQWLHGAMRQHGFLTWDARIKILLGTAKALAYLHEAIEPKVVHRDIKSSNILIDEDFNAKISDFGLAKLLGAGKSHITTRVMGTFGYVAPEYANSGLLNEKSDVYSFGVLLLEAITGRDPVDYSRPAAEVNLVDWLKMMVGCRCSEEVLDPNIETRPSTSTLKRALLTALRCVDPDAEKRPRMSQVVRMLESEEYPIPREDRRRRRSQAGNMEVETHRENSDTDKSDNPDYKPSGLRNQRV; from the exons ATGCAGTGCTTATTTCTCCAAACTTTTTTCCCCCTATTTTTCTTCTGGGAAAT CAAAATGGCATCTGATCTGAATTCGGGGTTGTCCAAGAAAACATTTGTTTTTGGATTGAAAGTGTGGGTACTAATGGGAATAATAGTTGGATTATTCATCATAATCATTCTCGTGGTGCTATCAATATGTCTCACTTTACGAAAGAAGTTCAGAAGAGTCAATGGCAAGCTTCCACTTAGCCATGTGATATCTGTTTCAGACGAGATCAAAGAAATCAAAGTTGATCAAGTTTCAGCAAATAATCATCCTCAAAATGGTGTTTTTAAGAGTCTGAATGACAAATTTGGTGACAGGGAGTCTGAAAAGGTTTTGAACCAAACAATGAATGGGGATAATAGTAGTCAATCAGGTTCATTTAATCATTTAGAGAAAGATGCTAATGGCTCTCAATCAGGTGAAGACTGCCGTGTTAAGAGCATTTCTGCTTACAGATCTTCTTCACATCCTATAACCGCACCATCCCCTTTGTCTGGTCTGCCTGAATTCTCTCACCTTGGTTGGGGCCACTGGTTTACATTGAGGGACCTGGAACTTGCAACAAACAGGTTTGCAAAAGATAATGTTATTGGTGAAGGTGGGTATGGAATTGTTTATCGTGGTCAATTAATCAATGGGAATCCTGTGGCCATTAAGAAGCTCCTCAATAATTT AGGACAAGCTGAAAAAGAATTCAGGGTGGAAGTTGAGGCTATTGGTCATGTGCGGCATAAGAACTTGGTTCGACTTTTGGGCTATTGCATTGAAGGCACTCACAG GTTGTTGATTTATGAGTATGTTAATAATGGAAATTTAGAGCAGTGGCTTCATGGAGCCATGCGACAACATGGCTTTCTTACTTGGGATGCTCGGATAAAAATTCTCCTTGGAACAGCTAAAGC GCTGGCCTACTTGCATGAGGCAATTGAGCCAAAAGTTGTGCATCGAGATATTAAGTCGAGCAATATTCTAATTGATGAGGACTTTAATGCCAAAATATCGGACTTTGGGTTGGCTAAGTTACTTGGAGCTGGAAAAAGTCATATTACAACCAGAGTTATGGGTACTTTTGG ATATGTAGCTCCAGAATATGCCAATTCTGGCTTGCTAAATGAGAAGAGTGATGTTTATAGCTTTGGGGTATTGCTCCTTGAAGCAATTACAGGAAGAGACCCTGTGGATTATAGCCGACCAGCAGCTGAG GTAAATTTGGTTGACTGGCTCAAGATGATGGTGGGGTGTCGATGCTCAGAAGAGGTGTTGGATCCTAACATTGAAACTAGGCCATCGACTAGTACCCTTAAGCGTGCCCTCTTGACTGCTTTGAGGTGCGTTGATCCAGATGCTGAAAAAAGACCAAGGATGAGCCAAGTTGTTCGCATGCTTGAATCAGAGGAATATCCTATACCGCGAGAG
- the LOC100818864 gene encoding probable receptor-like protein kinase At5g18500 isoform X3: MQCLFLQTFFPLFFFWEISKMASDLNSGLSKKTFVFGLKVWVLMGIIVGLFIIIILVVLSICLTLRKKFRRVNGKLPLSHVISVSDEIKEIKVDQVSANNHPQNGVFKSLNDKFGDRESEKVLNQTMNGDNSSQSGSFNHLEKDANGSQSGEDCRVKSISAYRSSSHPITAPSPLSGLPEFSHLGWGHWFTLRDLELATNRFAKDNVIGEGGYGIVYRGQLINGNPVAIKKLLNNLGQAEKEFRVEVEAIGHVRHKNLVRLLGYCIEGTHRLLIYEYVNNGNLEQWLHGAMRQHGFLTWDARIKILLGTAKALAYLHEAIEPKVVHRDIKSSNILIDEDFNAKISDFGLAKLLGAGKSHITTRVMGTFGYVAPEYANSGLLNEKSDVYSFGVLLLEAITGRDPVDYSRPAAEVNLVDWLKMMVGCRCSEEVLDPNIETRPSTSTLKRALLTALRCVDPDAEKRPRMSQVVRMLESEEYPIPREDRRRRRSQAGNMEVETHRENSDTDKSDNPDYKPSGLRNQRV; the protein is encoded by the exons ATGCAGTGCTTATTTCTCCAAACTTTTTTCCCCCTATTTTTCTTCTGGGAAAT CAGCAAAATGGCATCTGATCTGAATTCGGGGTTGTCCAAGAAAACATTTGTTTTTGGATTGAAAGTGTGGGTACTAATGGGAATAATAGTTGGATTATTCATCATAATCATTCTCGTGGTGCTATCAATATGTCTCACTTTACGAAAGAAGTTCAGAAGAGTCAATGGCAAGCTTCCACTTAGCCATGTGATATCTGTTTCAGACGAGATCAAAGAAATCAAAGTTGATCAAGTTTCAGCAAATAATCATCCTCAAAATGGTGTTTTTAAGAGTCTGAATGACAAATTTGGTGACAGGGAGTCTGAAAAGGTTTTGAACCAAACAATGAATGGGGATAATAGTAGTCAATCAGGTTCATTTAATCATTTAGAGAAAGATGCTAATGGCTCTCAATCAGGTGAAGACTGCCGTGTTAAGAGCATTTCTGCTTACAGATCTTCTTCACATCCTATAACCGCACCATCCCCTTTGTCTGGTCTGCCTGAATTCTCTCACCTTGGTTGGGGCCACTGGTTTACATTGAGGGACCTGGAACTTGCAACAAACAGGTTTGCAAAAGATAATGTTATTGGTGAAGGTGGGTATGGAATTGTTTATCGTGGTCAATTAATCAATGGGAATCCTGTGGCCATTAAGAAGCTCCTCAATAATTT AGGACAAGCTGAAAAAGAATTCAGGGTGGAAGTTGAGGCTATTGGTCATGTGCGGCATAAGAACTTGGTTCGACTTTTGGGCTATTGCATTGAAGGCACTCACAG GTTGTTGATTTATGAGTATGTTAATAATGGAAATTTAGAGCAGTGGCTTCATGGAGCCATGCGACAACATGGCTTTCTTACTTGGGATGCTCGGATAAAAATTCTCCTTGGAACAGCTAAAGC GCTGGCCTACTTGCATGAGGCAATTGAGCCAAAAGTTGTGCATCGAGATATTAAGTCGAGCAATATTCTAATTGATGAGGACTTTAATGCCAAAATATCGGACTTTGGGTTGGCTAAGTTACTTGGAGCTGGAAAAAGTCATATTACAACCAGAGTTATGGGTACTTTTGG ATATGTAGCTCCAGAATATGCCAATTCTGGCTTGCTAAATGAGAAGAGTGATGTTTATAGCTTTGGGGTATTGCTCCTTGAAGCAATTACAGGAAGAGACCCTGTGGATTATAGCCGACCAGCAGCTGAG GTAAATTTGGTTGACTGGCTCAAGATGATGGTGGGGTGTCGATGCTCAGAAGAGGTGTTGGATCCTAACATTGAAACTAGGCCATCGACTAGTACCCTTAAGCGTGCCCTCTTGACTGCTTTGAGGTGCGTTGATCCAGATGCTGAAAAAAGACCAAGGATGAGCCAAGTTGTTCGCATGCTTGAATCAGAGGAATATCCTATACCGCGAGAG
- the LOC100818864 gene encoding probable receptor-like protein kinase At5g18500 isoform X5: protein MASDLNSGLSKKTFVFGLKVWVLMGIIVGLFIIIILVVLSICLTLRKKFRRVNGKLPLSHVISVSDEIKEIKVDQVSANNHPQNGVFKSLNDKFGDRESEKVLNQTMNGDNSSQSGSFNHLEKDANGSQSGEDCRVKSISAYRSSSHPITAPSPLSGLPEFSHLGWGHWFTLRDLELATNRFAKDNVIGEGGYGIVYRGQLINGNPVAIKKLLNNLGQAEKEFRVEVEAIGHVRHKNLVRLLGYCIEGTHRLLIYEYVNNGNLEQWLHGAMRQHGFLTWDARIKILLGTAKALAYLHEAIEPKVVHRDIKSSNILIDEDFNAKISDFGLAKLLGAGKSHITTRVMGTFGYVAPEYANSGLLNEKSDVYSFGVLLLEAITGRDPVDYSRPAAEVNLVDWLKMMVGCRCSEEVLDPNIETRPSTSTLKRALLTALRCVDPDAEKRPRMSQVVRMLESEEYPIPREDRRRRRSQAGNMEVETHRENSDTDKSDNPDYKPSGLRNQRV, encoded by the exons ATGGCATCTGATCTGAATTCGGGGTTGTCCAAGAAAACATTTGTTTTTGGATTGAAAGTGTGGGTACTAATGGGAATAATAGTTGGATTATTCATCATAATCATTCTCGTGGTGCTATCAATATGTCTCACTTTACGAAAGAAGTTCAGAAGAGTCAATGGCAAGCTTCCACTTAGCCATGTGATATCTGTTTCAGACGAGATCAAAGAAATCAAAGTTGATCAAGTTTCAGCAAATAATCATCCTCAAAATGGTGTTTTTAAGAGTCTGAATGACAAATTTGGTGACAGGGAGTCTGAAAAGGTTTTGAACCAAACAATGAATGGGGATAATAGTAGTCAATCAGGTTCATTTAATCATTTAGAGAAAGATGCTAATGGCTCTCAATCAGGTGAAGACTGCCGTGTTAAGAGCATTTCTGCTTACAGATCTTCTTCACATCCTATAACCGCACCATCCCCTTTGTCTGGTCTGCCTGAATTCTCTCACCTTGGTTGGGGCCACTGGTTTACATTGAGGGACCTGGAACTTGCAACAAACAGGTTTGCAAAAGATAATGTTATTGGTGAAGGTGGGTATGGAATTGTTTATCGTGGTCAATTAATCAATGGGAATCCTGTGGCCATTAAGAAGCTCCTCAATAATTT AGGACAAGCTGAAAAAGAATTCAGGGTGGAAGTTGAGGCTATTGGTCATGTGCGGCATAAGAACTTGGTTCGACTTTTGGGCTATTGCATTGAAGGCACTCACAG GTTGTTGATTTATGAGTATGTTAATAATGGAAATTTAGAGCAGTGGCTTCATGGAGCCATGCGACAACATGGCTTTCTTACTTGGGATGCTCGGATAAAAATTCTCCTTGGAACAGCTAAAGC GCTGGCCTACTTGCATGAGGCAATTGAGCCAAAAGTTGTGCATCGAGATATTAAGTCGAGCAATATTCTAATTGATGAGGACTTTAATGCCAAAATATCGGACTTTGGGTTGGCTAAGTTACTTGGAGCTGGAAAAAGTCATATTACAACCAGAGTTATGGGTACTTTTGG ATATGTAGCTCCAGAATATGCCAATTCTGGCTTGCTAAATGAGAAGAGTGATGTTTATAGCTTTGGGGTATTGCTCCTTGAAGCAATTACAGGAAGAGACCCTGTGGATTATAGCCGACCAGCAGCTGAG GTAAATTTGGTTGACTGGCTCAAGATGATGGTGGGGTGTCGATGCTCAGAAGAGGTGTTGGATCCTAACATTGAAACTAGGCCATCGACTAGTACCCTTAAGCGTGCCCTCTTGACTGCTTTGAGGTGCGTTGATCCAGATGCTGAAAAAAGACCAAGGATGAGCCAAGTTGTTCGCATGCTTGAATCAGAGGAATATCCTATACCGCGAGAG